The proteins below come from a single Alligator mississippiensis isolate rAllMis1 chromosome 2, rAllMis1, whole genome shotgun sequence genomic window:
- the LOC132248664 gene encoding olfactory receptor 10V1-like — MAGENQIMPIQFHFCPFSNVHEVQLLIFVILLLMYLISLCGNSAVVLVVCTKRSLHTPMYFFLANLAAMEMCYSSVIAPLALANLLSGRKATISLTGCGTQMFFFIFLGGADCTLLAIMAFDRYVAICHPLRYTLIMSWTVCVRLVAASLVLGILLALQFTILLFHLPFCGTNNINHFYYDVLPVLQLACADTKIHQAAVFALCIIILAIPFLLICISYIFIVDAILKIRSSAGRHRAFSTCSSHLTVVLLQYGCCSFIYLRPSSSYSPQQGRVVSVVYTFVTPMLNPLIYSMRNKELKDDLSRVLGRKVIPQISDSFGTSFHK, encoded by the coding sequence ATGGCGGGTGAAAATCAGATCATGCCAATACAATTCCACTTCTGCCCCTTTTCAAACGTTCATGAGGTGCAGCTGCTGATTTTTGTGATCCTTCTGCTCATGTACCTGATCAGCCTCTGTGGAAATTCTGCTGTTGTTCTCGTTGTCTGCACCAAACGttccctccacacccccatgtatttcttcctggcCAACCTAGCAGCAATGGAGATGTGCTACTCCTCTGTCATTGCCCCCTTAGCCCTGGCCAACCTCCTATCAGGGAGGAAGGCCACCATCTCCCTCACTGGCTGTGGCACCCAGAtgtttttcttcatcttcttggGTGGGGCTGACTGCACACTCCTGGCCATCATGGCATTTGATCGCTATGTAGCCATCTGCCACCCGCTGCGTTACACCCTCATCATGAGCTGGACAGTCTGTGTGCGCCTTGTGGCTGCATCCCTGGTGCTGGGGATCCTGCTGGCCCTGCAGTTTACTATTTTGCTGTTCCACCTGCCTTTCTGTGGTACTAACAATATCAACCACTTCTACTACGATGtactgcctgtgctgcagctggcatgTGCTGACACAAAGATCCACCAGGCAGCAGTTTTTGCACTCTGCATCATAATCCTGGCCATTCCCTTCCTGCTCATCTGCATCTCTTATATCTTCATTGTGGATGCCATCCTGAAAATCCGCTCTTCAGCCGGCCGACACCGggccttctccacctgctcctcccacctgacAGTTGTCCTCCTGCAGTACGGCTGCTGTAGCTTCATCTACCTGCGCCCCAGCTCCAGCTACTCCCCACAGCAAGGCCGGGTGGTGTCCGTGGTCTACACCTTTGTGACTCCCATGCTGAATCCTCTGATCTatagcatgaggaacaaggagctGAAGGATGATCTGAGCAGAGTGCTGGGGAGGAAAGTGATACCTCAAATAAGTGATAGCTTTGGAACATCTTTCCATAAATGA